The Zymobacter palmae DNA window GCCTGACGCCAGAAAGCTTTGAAGTACAGCGCAAGTTGGTCACGCAGAATAAGCATGAGATCGCCGAGGACTGCGGAACGACCAAGGAACGCTTTATCGTCAACATTCTCCAGTACAGCTTCTTCAGTGGCAGCCATGTGAAGGTGCTCGAGAACGGCGTCGAACTGTGGGTATTCAGCTCCACGCTTGATAAGTGACCATAACAATAAGCGATGCCGACCACGCAACCGCATGGCGGACACGCACGGCTACCGCACTCACTACTTGAACAGCAGGATCCTCTTCTTCAAAGACTCGCCACTGGCCATGTGCAAAAGCTGCTGAGGCAGCGTCTCGAACGCGCACTCGTGCCAGTGGTCGGTACATGCAATGCCTTGACTGACCCACGCCATAACACGTTCGAACACCTCACAGCGTGCCTCGGGCGACGCACTGTGCAACCACCGACGCATGTGAAAGGCGATATAACGCACGTCCTGTCGCTGCTGCCAGAACGCCAGCGGCAGTGCCTGCCCTGACAGCAGCCCATAGTGCATGTAAAGCCCGCCCCGTTTAAGACCCACCTTCCAGCAGATGCCCTCGTTTCCCCCTACGCAGTCCAGCACGATGTCCATGTCTCGCAGAGACGCCTGACGCTGGCACTCGTAGTCGTTATCTTCTTCGATAAGATGATGTTCAACCTGTAAACCTTCATGCGCTGGCTGTAGCGACGCCGCTCGGCGCGTACTGATCAGCGGTGCGATACCAATATGATTGGCCATCCGGATCAGGATACGCCCGATCGCCGAACCGGCCCCGTTGATGAAGAGCCGCATTCCCGGTACCAACCGCCCTTCGGCGAACAACATCAACCATGCAGTGACAGGGTTCACGAAGCTGGTGGCGGCTTCGATATCGCTGAGATCATCCCGAACGGGCATGCACCACTCGCCCGCAACGGTTTTGAATGGCTGCCACATGCCCGCGCTGCCAACAGGAAGCACGCGCTCGCCGAGGGCAAGGTGCTTTACATCGGAGCCGACCGCCTCAACGCATCCCACCCCTTCAAACCCGGGCAGGAAAGGCAGTGGAATGCGCATACGGTACTGGCCGGCAATGGTGACCAGATCGGAAGGATTGATGGGAGAAGCCAGCATGCGCACACGCACTTCGTGCGGCTGGAGGTCAGGCAGGACGTAAGGTTCGAGCGTGACCACATCCTGTGGTGGGCCAAAACGATGTACAATAGCGCGCTGCGGCATGGCATGAACGTTCGCTGAGAAAAAGGCCAGCATACCGACCGGCAGCGGCACTGCCCATCGCTTTGTATGTCGGCATTCATAAGTAACGATCAGAACAACACGGTCGCCGTATCAAATCACTCGGGCTTTTTGGATACCTTGTGCCAACGTCGCCCAATGCACTCCACCTTCAGCCACTCTTCGCCACACTACCTTCAACAGTACGGGCTTTCGGTGTGGCCCATTTTCCACGATGACAGGAGGCTAGGCATGATTCGCTTCGACAATGTCCATTATCACTATCGCAATCGCCCGGTCATCAACGGTCTGTCGCTTGAACTAACGGAGCGCAGAATTGGCATCGTGGGCAGCAATGGATCGGGCAAGAGCACGCTATCACGCCTGCTGAACGGGCTGCTTTCGCCTACGGAAGGCTGCATCACAGTCGATGAACTGGACACCCGTACGCAAGCACGGCAGGTACGGCGCCGAGTTGGGCTGGTGTTCCAGAACCCCGACAGTCAGATCGTACTACCTACCGTAGCGGAGGATCTGGCCTTCGGCCTACGCCACCAGAAGGTGCCCAAGGCACGCATTGACGAGCTGATTGATGAAGTGCTGACCCGGCATGAT harbors:
- a CDS encoding zinc-dependent alcohol dehydrogenase family protein; this encodes MPQRAIVHRFGPPQDVVTLEPYVLPDLQPHEVRVRMLASPINPSDLVTIAGQYRMRIPLPFLPGFEGVGCVEAVGSDVKHLALGERVLPVGSAGMWQPFKTVAGEWCMPVRDDLSDIEAATSFVNPVTAWLMLFAEGRLVPGMRLFINGAGSAIGRILIRMANHIGIAPLISTRRAASLQPAHEGLQVEHHLIEEDNDYECQRQASLRDMDIVLDCVGGNEGICWKVGLKRGGLYMHYGLLSGQALPLAFWQQRQDVRYIAFHMRRWLHSASPEARCEVFERVMAWVSQGIACTDHWHECAFETLPQQLLHMASGESLKKRILLFK
- a CDS encoding energy-coupling factor ABC transporter ATP-binding protein, translated to MIRFDNVHYHYRNRPVINGLSLELTERRIGIVGSNGSGKSTLSRLLNGLLSPTEGCITVDELDTRTQARQVRRRVGLVFQNPDSQIVLPTVAEDLAFGLRHQKVPKARIDELIDEVLTRHDLHAFRDTPIHHLSGGQKQLVALSGVLVMSPQWLVLDEPTTLLDLRNRRRITEVIDQLEQRAIVVSHDLELMQHMERVIVLDQGKVAIDAPPNIALPFYTEQMT